Proteins encoded within one genomic window of uncultured Draconibacterium sp.:
- the traK gene encoding conjugative transposon protein TraK yields the protein MEFKPLKNIEDSFQQIRLFTIVFVCVCCIVTVYSVWSSYRFAEKQRQKIYVLDQGKSLILALSQDLAQNRPVEAKDHIRRFHELFFTLSPDKEAIEHNINRALYLADKSAFTIYKDLVESGYYNRIISGNVTQRIWVDSLQCNFNAYPYEAKVFARQHLIRESSITERNLVSVCRLRNTSRSDNNPHGFIIENFEIVENKDVSTWER from the coding sequence ATGGAATTCAAACCTTTAAAGAATATTGAAGACAGCTTTCAGCAAATACGCCTGTTTACTATCGTATTTGTGTGCGTTTGTTGCATTGTGACGGTTTATTCGGTATGGAGTTCGTACCGTTTCGCAGAAAAGCAACGCCAGAAGATTTATGTACTCGATCAAGGCAAGTCACTAATACTGGCCCTGTCGCAGGACTTGGCACAAAACAGGCCGGTTGAAGCTAAAGATCATATCCGGCGTTTTCACGAACTGTTTTTCACACTGTCACCGGACAAGGAGGCCATTGAGCACAACATCAACCGTGCCCTTTACCTGGCCGACAAAAGTGCATTCACCATTTATAAGGATTTGGTAGAAAGTGGTTATTACAACCGGATTATTTCGGGCAATGTGACCCAACGGATTTGGGTAGACAGCCTCCAATGCAATTTCAATGCTTACCCTTATGAAGCCAAAGTTTTTGCACGGCAGCACCTTATCAGGGAGTCATCAATTACAGAGCGAAACCTGGTTTCAGTATGCCGCCTCAGAAATACCTCACGTAGCGACAACAACCCGCATGGCTTTATTATCGAGAATTTTGAGATCGTAGAAAACAAGGACGTATCCACATGGGAGAGATAG
- the traJ gene encoding conjugative transposon protein TraJ — MDTFDNLHQALRVLYSEMIPLCSSMAGIAKGIAGLGALFYVAYRVWQSLAKAEPIEVFPLLRPFAIGFCILFFPTLILGTMNAVLSPIVKGTNQMLESQVLDLEQLKKDKDRIEREIKLRNPEEAYLVSDEAFDKALDELGWSPKDIATMGGMYAEKAMYSMKKSIQQAFLNFLELVFNAAALVIDCLRTFFLIVLSILGPIAFAFSVYDGFQSTLTTWLTRYISIYLWLPVADIFSTVLAKLQALMLQKDIAEMAADPNYIPQGTNGIYITFMLIGIVGYFTIPSVAGWIVQAGGMGNYGRNVNRVATKGTSVTGATLGAGSGNITGRIFKR, encoded by the coding sequence ATGGATACATTTGATAATCTGCATCAGGCACTACGTGTGCTTTATTCAGAAATGATCCCCCTTTGTTCCAGCATGGCAGGAATAGCCAAAGGAATTGCGGGGCTGGGTGCGCTTTTCTATGTGGCTTACCGTGTTTGGCAATCATTGGCAAAAGCGGAACCTATTGAGGTATTTCCATTGTTGCGCCCTTTCGCCATAGGTTTCTGCATTTTGTTCTTTCCCACACTTATTCTGGGCACCATGAATGCCGTATTAAGCCCAATTGTGAAAGGTACCAACCAAATGCTGGAATCCCAGGTGTTGGATTTGGAGCAACTCAAAAAGGATAAGGACAGGATTGAACGGGAGATAAAACTAAGAAACCCGGAAGAAGCCTATTTGGTCAGTGACGAAGCTTTTGATAAAGCCCTTGATGAGTTGGGCTGGAGCCCCAAAGACATTGCCACCATGGGAGGTATGTACGCAGAAAAGGCTATGTATAGCATGAAAAAATCGATTCAACAGGCATTTCTGAACTTCCTTGAACTCGTTTTCAATGCGGCAGCACTGGTCATTGACTGCCTACGAACGTTTTTTCTGATTGTATTGTCCATACTAGGGCCAATTGCATTTGCCTTTAGCGTCTATGATGGTTTTCAAAGCACGCTTACAACCTGGCTCACCCGCTACATCAGTATCTACCTGTGGCTTCCGGTAGCCGATATCTTTTCTACTGTACTGGCAAAGTTACAGGCTTTAATGCTTCAAAAAGATATTGCTGAAATGGCTGCCGATCCAAACTACATCCCGCAAGGCACAAATGGCATCTATATCACCTTCATGCTCATTGGCATTGTTGGTTATTTCACTATTCCAAGTGTTGCCGGGTGGATTGTACAGGCTGGTGGAATGGGTAACTATGGCCGGAATGTCAATAGAGTTGCTACCAAAGGGACTTCTGTTACGGGAGCTACACTGGGAGCCGGTTCCGGGAATATTACAGGCCGGATTTTTAAACGTTAA
- a CDS encoding TraG family conjugative transposon ATPase, producing the protein MRSTLKTTTLERKFPLMAVENGCILSKDGDITVAFRLILPELFTVTADEYEIIHATWCKAIKVLPDYSIVHKQDWYCEEKYAPEISEMGETTFLSGSFQRHFNERPYLNHYCYLFLTKTTKERSRQQSTYNSLARGFIIPKEVKDKEVFMKFQDAVSQFERIVNDSNQLQLQRLSTSEITGTANASGIIERYLSLSQNDSSALQDIRIDPNEVHIGDNSMCLFTISDVGDLPGKVATDSRYERLSTDKSNCRLSFASPVGLLLSCNHIYNQYLFIDNHNENLKRFEKMGRNMQSLARYGRGNLINKEWIDLYLNEAHAQGLTSVRAHYNVMAWSDNQQELKRIKNSIGSQISLMGCKPRHNTVDTPTLFWSGIPGNSGDFPSEESFYTFIEQACCFFTEETNYQSSLSPFGIKMVDRLTGKPLHVDISDLPMKQGIITNRNKFVLGPSGSGKSFFTNHMVRQYYEQGTHVLLVDTGNSYKGLCDLIHHKTKGNDGVYFTYTEENPIAFNPFYTDDGVFDIEKRESIKTLILTLWKKDSEIPTRSEEVALSNAVSSFIQLIKKDTGIKPSFNTFYEFVKGDYRNELRSKNVREKDFDVDNFLNVLEPYYKGGEYDYLLNSSQQLDLLNKRFIVFELDNIKDNKILFPVVTIIIMETFINKMRRLKGVRKMILIEEAWKAIAKEGMAEYIKYLFKTVRKFFGEAVVVTQEVDDIIASPIVKDSIINNSDCKILLDQRKYMNKFDQIQALLGLTEKERDQILSINLDNNPKRKYKEVWIGLGGTQSAVYATEVSLEEYLTYTTEESEKMELHAMCDKMGGNIEQAIKKLADQKRNHI; encoded by the coding sequence ATGAGAAGCACATTAAAAACCACTACACTGGAACGAAAGTTTCCGTTAATGGCTGTTGAGAACGGTTGTATCCTTTCCAAAGATGGTGACATCACGGTTGCTTTCAGGCTTATCTTGCCGGAACTATTTACGGTAACGGCAGATGAGTATGAAATAATCCACGCCACCTGGTGCAAAGCAATAAAGGTATTACCGGATTACAGCATTGTACACAAACAGGACTGGTATTGCGAAGAAAAGTATGCCCCTGAGATTTCGGAAATGGGCGAAACAACTTTTCTGTCCGGGAGCTTTCAGCGGCATTTTAACGAACGCCCATACCTGAACCACTATTGTTATTTGTTCCTGACCAAAACCACCAAAGAGCGGTCGCGGCAGCAAAGCACGTATAACAGTCTTGCCCGTGGATTTATCATTCCTAAAGAGGTAAAAGATAAAGAGGTGTTCATGAAGTTTCAGGATGCCGTTAGCCAGTTTGAAAGGATTGTCAACGACAGCAATCAATTGCAACTGCAAAGGCTTTCAACCAGTGAAATTACAGGAACGGCAAACGCAAGCGGCATTATTGAGCGATACCTCTCGTTAAGCCAGAATGATAGTTCAGCATTGCAAGACATCCGAATCGATCCGAACGAAGTGCATATTGGGGATAATTCCATGTGTTTGTTTACCATTTCAGACGTTGGTGACCTGCCGGGAAAAGTAGCTACCGACAGCAGATATGAACGCCTTTCAACGGATAAAAGCAACTGCCGTTTATCGTTTGCTTCTCCTGTCGGGCTGCTGCTATCCTGTAACCACATCTATAACCAATACCTGTTTATTGACAACCATAACGAGAACCTCAAACGGTTTGAAAAGATGGGACGTAATATGCAGTCACTGGCGCGGTACGGGCGTGGTAACTTGATTAATAAGGAATGGATAGACCTATACCTGAACGAAGCACATGCCCAGGGACTGACATCTGTCCGGGCGCATTACAATGTGATGGCATGGTCGGACAACCAGCAGGAATTGAAGCGGATTAAAAACAGCATCGGCTCACAGATTTCGCTAATGGGATGTAAGCCACGTCACAACACGGTGGACACACCAACGCTTTTCTGGTCTGGAATTCCGGGAAACAGTGGTGACTTTCCTTCGGAAGAGAGCTTTTACACGTTCATCGAGCAGGCCTGTTGTTTCTTTACGGAAGAAACCAATTACCAAAGCTCGCTTTCTCCTTTCGGCATTAAGATGGTGGATAGGCTAACGGGAAAACCTCTGCATGTGGACATCTCGGATTTGCCCATGAAACAGGGAATCATTACCAACCGGAACAAATTTGTTTTGGGGCCATCCGGTAGCGGAAAATCCTTTTTCACCAACCACATGGTCAGGCAATATTATGAGCAGGGTACGCATGTTTTACTGGTCGATACAGGTAACAGTTATAAAGGGTTATGCGACCTGATCCATCATAAAACAAAGGGTAATGACGGCGTGTATTTCACCTATACCGAAGAAAACCCAATTGCTTTCAATCCTTTTTATACCGACGACGGTGTATTTGACATTGAAAAACGGGAATCGATTAAAACCCTTATCCTGACCCTTTGGAAGAAAGACAGTGAAATCCCGACACGGTCTGAGGAGGTGGCATTGTCTAATGCCGTCAGCAGTTTTATTCAACTCATTAAAAAGGATACAGGGATAAAACCGTCTTTCAATACTTTTTATGAGTTTGTCAAGGGAGATTACCGGAATGAGTTGCGATCTAAGAATGTCAGGGAAAAGGACTTTGATGTGGATAATTTTCTGAACGTTCTTGAGCCTTATTATAAGGGAGGTGAATACGACTATTTGCTCAATTCGTCCCAGCAACTGGACTTGCTCAACAAACGCTTTATCGTCTTTGAACTGGATAATATCAAGGACAATAAAATTTTGTTCCCGGTGGTCACCATCATCATTATGGAAACCTTCATCAATAAAATGAGGCGACTGAAAGGTGTCCGCAAGATGATCCTGATTGAAGAAGCATGGAAAGCCATTGCCAAAGAAGGAATGGCCGAGTACATCAAGTACCTGTTTAAGACCGTTCGCAAGTTCTTTGGTGAGGCTGTAGTCGTTACGCAGGAAGTGGACGACATCATTGCTTCCCCGATTGTAAAGGACAGCATCATTAACAACTCCGACTGCAAAATCCTGCTCGACCAACGCAAGTATATGAACAAGTTTGATCAGATACAAGCATTGTTGGGCTTGACTGAGAAAGAGCGAGATCAAATTCTTTCCATCAACCTGGACAACAATCCTAAACGCAAATACAAAGAGGTGTGGATTGGTTTGGGGGGCACACAATCGGCTGTTTATGCAACGGAGGTAAGTCTGGAAGAATACTTAACCTACACTACCGAGGAAAGCGAAAAAATGGAGTTGCACGCTATGTGCGATAAGATGGGAGGAAATATTGAGCAGGCTATTAAAAAGCTTGCCGATCAGAAAAGAAATCACATTTAA
- a CDS encoding DUF4134 domain-containing protein: MVKKAISFLVFVLSGLALFAQGNGVGGINEATQMVTSYFDPATKLIYAIGAVVGLIGGVKVYNKFSSGDPDTSKTAASWFGACIFLIVAATILRSFFL, translated from the coding sequence ATGGTAAAAAAAGCAATTTCGTTTTTAGTATTTGTCCTTTCCGGTCTTGCCCTTTTTGCACAAGGGAATGGCGTTGGAGGAATCAATGAAGCTACCCAGATGGTTACTTCGTATTTCGATCCGGCTACCAAGCTGATTTATGCCATTGGTGCAGTGGTTGGTCTTATTGGTGGAGTGAAAGTGTACAACAAGTTCAGTAGCGGTGATCCCGACACTTCCAAAACAGCAGCCTCATGGTTCGGAGCCTGTATTTTCCTGATTGTAGCAGCTACCATCCTACGTTCATTTTTCCTTTAA
- the traN gene encoding conjugative transposon protein TraN, whose amino-acid sequence MKKFKFIIAFIIIGINMALGQTNTREISKNRIIIPYNIEVCFDKTVHIIFPDPVEYIDLGSVNIIAGKADGAENVVRVKASVKDFTDETNFSVITAAGDFYSFNVSYASRPDKLSFEMKDFTHRNNISDLPNNRQEVYLTDLDSESSKTMKLIMETIYKKNKREVKHIDSKKFGIECDLKSIYCHSNMLYFHIELKNKTHLSYDIDLMTFKIADKKVTRRTAIQETIIKPVKAFNDVTVINGKSTEHMVYAFEKFTISDDKVLIVELFEKNGGRHQRFDVKNAELVKAREIDKLRCHCCN is encoded by the coding sequence ATGAAAAAATTCAAATTCATTATAGCATTTATCATCATTGGAATAAACATGGCTTTAGGCCAGACCAATACACGTGAAATATCTAAAAACAGGATAATCATCCCTTACAATATTGAAGTCTGTTTTGATAAAACAGTTCATATCATCTTTCCTGACCCGGTAGAATACATTGATTTGGGAAGTGTTAATATCATTGCAGGGAAAGCCGATGGTGCAGAAAATGTGGTCCGGGTAAAAGCTTCCGTAAAAGATTTTACGGACGAAACCAATTTTTCGGTTATAACAGCAGCCGGTGATTTCTATTCGTTCAATGTGTCTTATGCTTCCAGACCTGATAAACTAAGTTTTGAAATGAAGGATTTTACTCATCGCAACAACATCTCGGATCTTCCAAACAATAGACAGGAAGTGTATCTAACCGATCTTGATAGTGAATCGTCCAAGACTATGAAGCTGATAATGGAGACCATTTACAAAAAGAACAAAAGAGAGGTGAAACATATTGATAGCAAGAAGTTTGGGATAGAGTGCGACCTCAAAAGTATCTATTGCCATTCCAATATGTTGTATTTCCATATCGAGCTCAAAAATAAAACTCACCTGAGTTATGACATTGATCTTATGACCTTCAAAATAGCAGATAAAAAAGTAACAAGACGGACAGCAATACAGGAAACAATTATAAAACCGGTAAAGGCGTTTAATGATGTTACTGTAATCAATGGGAAATCCACAGAGCATATGGTTTACGCATTTGAGAAATTTACCATCTCTGATGATAAGGTGCTTATTGTTGAGCTATTTGAAAAAAACGGAGGTAGGCATCAGCGATTTGACGTTAAGAATGCTGAACTGGTAAAAGCCAGAGAAATTGACAAGCTGCGATGTCATTGCTGCAATTAA
- a CDS encoding DUF4133 domain-containing protein yields the protein MAEFSINKGINKPVEFMGLRSQYLMIFAVGLLAIIILFLVMYISGIPQIVCIGFAIISAPLLVWQTFSFNNKYGTHGLMKLQAIKRYPRRLINRRSVRKLFSYTK from the coding sequence ATGGCAGAATTTTCAATCAATAAAGGAATCAATAAGCCTGTGGAGTTTATGGGTTTAAGAAGCCAGTACCTGATGATTTTTGCGGTTGGGTTGCTTGCTATCATCATCCTGTTTTTGGTGATGTACATCAGTGGCATCCCGCAAATTGTCTGCATCGGTTTTGCAATTATCTCAGCCCCTTTGCTTGTGTGGCAAACCTTTTCATTTAACAACAAGTACGGCACACACGGGCTGATGAAGTTGCAGGCTATCAAGAGATATCCCCGAAGGCTGATTAACAGGCGAAGTGTTCGGAAATTATTCAGTTACACCAAGTAA
- a CDS encoding TraL conjugative transposon family protein, whose amino-acid sequence MGEIAMEKQKTNIKQRIENSLKERCGRLNQTQQKALVIALLLTFAFLSILSIWQSCHSSMCIQQTDYGQIDPPDLSNDTTSLKNKDYGYKY is encoded by the coding sequence ATGGGAGAGATAGCTATGGAAAAGCAGAAAACCAACATCAAACAAAGGATTGAAAACAGCTTGAAAGAAAGGTGTGGCAGGCTGAATCAAACACAGCAAAAAGCACTTGTTATTGCTTTGCTACTAACCTTTGCCTTTCTCTCAATCCTTTCCATCTGGCAGAGCTGTCATTCATCTATGTGCATACAACAAACGGATTACGGGCAAATAGACCCACCCGATTTATCAAACGATACTACTTCACTTAAAAACAAAGATTATGGATATAAATATTAA
- a CDS encoding IS5 family transposase has protein sequence MCPYLKFGNSKNNAKVRDYQVLEAILYRLKTGCQWRQLPMKQFFRCKYNWQSVYFHYQKWCKDGSWDEMWQNILNKYKHLLDLSSIQLDGTHTPTKRGGEAVAYQGRKKAKTSNMLILTDSQGIPLTCSDPIDGNHNDAYNLVPTAKKMIAVLENSGIHTDGLFLNADSGFDTGEFRRYCSETKIIGNIDQNKRNGINREYLFDDLLYKCRFVVERTNAWLDAFKAILVRFETNAIHWKALNLIAFTVILLRKL, from the coding sequence ATTTGTCCCTACTTAAAATTTGGGAATTCAAAGAATAATGCAAAAGTAAGAGATTATCAGGTGCTTGAAGCAATACTATATCGATTAAAAACAGGGTGTCAATGGAGGCAATTACCTATGAAACAATTCTTCCGTTGCAAATACAACTGGCAAAGTGTGTATTTCCACTATCAAAAATGGTGCAAGGACGGAAGCTGGGATGAGATGTGGCAAAACATCCTGAACAAATACAAACACTTGCTGGACTTGTCAAGTATCCAGCTCGATGGTACACATACTCCAACTAAACGTGGAGGAGAAGCAGTTGCCTATCAGGGGAGGAAAAAAGCAAAAACAAGTAATATGCTGATTTTAACGGACAGCCAAGGCATCCCTCTAACTTGTAGCGACCCTATTGACGGGAACCACAATGATGCATACAACCTGGTTCCAACGGCAAAGAAAATGATTGCCGTTCTGGAAAACTCAGGGATACACACCGATGGATTGTTCTTAAATGCTGACTCTGGCTTCGATACAGGAGAGTTCCGCCGTTATTGTTCGGAAACAAAAATTATTGGCAATATTGATCAAAACAAACGCAATGGGATAAATCGTGAATACTTATTCGACGACTTACTGTATAAATGCAGATTTGTTGTGGAACGCACTAACGCATGGCTTGATGCATTTAAAGCAATCTTAGTACGGTTTGAAACAAATGCTATACATTGGAAAGCACTGAATTTAATAGCATTTACCGTGATTTTACTGCGGAAACTTTAA
- the traM gene encoding conjugative transposon protein TraM, whose translation MDINIKKRQPNKTLSPEQIQKRKKLVIFPLMFAGFALAMYFIFKPSVTSNQEKEGLNTDLPIPKTEIIDNKKTAYEMELLEKSRKDKRMLSLKDFGIAPDTTKNEVIVQSIATTQKRPESSIHLSANTYKSVNRNLNSFYDQPAENTREKELANKVEQLQAELDKKDTGEDELLDQQLRVMEESYKMAAKYMPSMQGQTQPEIHTNNNTSSAETNRKIVPVARLSQSRVVSALPQTISDSAFADRCTKPLNSCFFTAGVSSENQIQKNTIEACVHSDQVITPGQNVRLRLLDAIQADNLIIPRHEIITGTASLQGERLNILVSSLEYSGKIVPVEMTVYDTDGQQGIFVPGSMGRNAVKSILSNMGSSAQSSISINQQSATEQLATDLGRNIMQGGSQYLSKRLQTVKIKLKAGYQLMLLPKQQ comes from the coding sequence ATGGATATAAATATTAAAAAGAGGCAGCCGAATAAAACGTTAAGCCCCGAACAAATACAAAAGAGAAAAAAGCTGGTCATCTTTCCCCTGATGTTTGCAGGGTTTGCCCTGGCCATGTATTTCATCTTTAAACCATCAGTAACAAGTAATCAAGAAAAAGAAGGACTGAATACCGATTTGCCTATCCCGAAAACAGAGATTATCGATAATAAAAAGACGGCTTATGAAATGGAACTTCTTGAGAAAAGCAGGAAGGACAAAAGAATGCTATCGCTTAAAGATTTTGGCATTGCACCTGACACGACAAAAAACGAGGTTATTGTCCAGTCAATTGCAACTACGCAAAAACGCCCGGAATCATCCATTCATTTATCTGCCAATACTTATAAAAGCGTCAACCGTAATTTGAACAGTTTTTACGATCAGCCTGCTGAAAACACAAGAGAAAAGGAATTGGCAAACAAAGTTGAACAGCTACAGGCAGAATTGGACAAGAAGGACACCGGTGAGGATGAACTACTGGATCAGCAACTTCGGGTAATGGAAGAAAGCTACAAAATGGCTGCAAAATACATGCCTTCCATGCAGGGACAAACTCAGCCCGAGATACATACAAATAACAATACTTCTTCCGCTGAAACAAACAGGAAAATAGTTCCGGTTGCAAGACTTAGCCAAAGTCGTGTTGTTAGCGCCCTTCCTCAAACAATTAGCGATTCAGCATTTGCAGACAGGTGTACCAAACCACTTAACAGTTGCTTTTTTACAGCAGGAGTCAGCAGCGAAAATCAGATTCAGAAAAATACCATAGAGGCCTGTGTACATAGCGATCAGGTTATCACACCGGGGCAAAATGTAAGATTACGTTTGCTGGATGCTATACAGGCAGATAACCTCATTATTCCCCGGCATGAAATTATCACGGGTACTGCATCCCTTCAGGGAGAACGTCTGAATATTTTGGTCAGTTCGTTGGAATATTCGGGAAAGATTGTCCCCGTTGAAATGACGGTATATGATACAGACGGGCAACAGGGCATTTTTGTGCCTGGTTCAATGGGTAGAAATGCCGTCAAATCCATATTGTCGAATATGGGAAGTAGCGCCCAAAGTAGCATCAGTATTAACCAGCAAAGTGCTACTGAGCAACTGGCCACCGATTTAGGGAGAAACATTATGCAGGGAGGGAGCCAGTACCTTTCCAAACGCCTGCAAACAGTAAAAATTAAACTGAAAGCAGGTTATCAATTGATGCTTTTACCGAAACAACAATAA
- a CDS encoding DUF4141 domain-containing protein, protein MKKLTGIIILMNMWALTLQAQWVVTDPTNLAQGIVNTTKEIIQTSKTASNMVSNFKETVKIYEQGKAYYDKLRSVNNLVKDARRVQQSVLMLREISDIYVNSFQKMLQDDNYSSDELDAIAFGYTRLLEEGNFILKEIKNVVSITGLSMTDKERMDIVNRCYYEIRDYRNLTRYYTNKNISVSYLRSKEKGNTARILALYGSTEDRYW, encoded by the coding sequence ATGAAGAAACTAACAGGCATTATTATTCTAATGAATATGTGGGCTTTAACACTTCAAGCCCAATGGGTGGTAACCGATCCCACCAATTTGGCGCAAGGTATTGTTAACACCACCAAAGAAATCATCCAGACATCCAAGACCGCCTCCAACATGGTCAGTAATTTTAAAGAGACGGTTAAAATTTACGAACAGGGAAAAGCTTATTACGACAAGTTACGGTCAGTCAATAACCTTGTGAAAGATGCCCGGCGGGTACAGCAGAGTGTTCTGATGCTTCGTGAGATATCAGATATCTACGTTAACTCCTTTCAGAAGATGCTGCAGGACGACAACTATAGTTCCGATGAATTAGATGCTATTGCCTTTGGATATACCCGTTTACTGGAAGAAGGAAATTTCATCCTTAAGGAGATAAAAAATGTGGTAAGCATCACGGGGTTGTCGATGACAGATAAGGAGCGAATGGATATTGTCAACCGATGTTATTACGAAATAAGGGACTACCGGAACCTGACCCGCTACTACACCAATAAGAACATCTCGGTTTCTTATCTGCGCTCAAAAGAAAAAGGCAATACAGCACGGATACTGGCACTCTACGGTAGTACTGAAGACAGGTATTGGTAA